The DNA region TAGCGCTTTATTACGTTGTAGGCTTCCTTAACGCCCAGCTCGCCCGATTTGCTCACATCGAGGCATCCCTTTTCGGTGTCCTGAAGGTAGAGCTGCACCAGCCCACGGTTAAAGTAGGCTTCACCCATGTTGGGGTATATCTCAATGGCCTTGGTGTAGTCCGCAATGGCCTTGGTAAACTCGGTGGAGAGGCAGTTTAGGTTTCCACGGTTATAGTAGATGTAAGGAAAATCGGGGATAACGGCGGCCGCGGCATTTAAATCTTCAATGGCCTCTTGGTAGTTATATACCACAACCTTTTGCTGGCGCTTGGCCGATGGTTTTCCCGATTCGCTGAGGGTAACCGCCTGGAAGGAGTTGTCGATGGAGTTGATAAACTCAATCATCTCCCCCTGCACGCTACTGCGGTTGAACAGGGCAAAAGCATCCTTTCTATCGGTTGTGTATAGGTTGTTGTAAATATCGAGTGCACTGGTGTAGCGCTTTAAATCGCCCAGTAGAACTGCCTTTTCGAACAGTAATTCGCGCGTGCTCTGCGTAAAGAGAATGCTATCCACCTTGTCGAGCTTGGTCTTTAGCTCCTCGGCGGTAAGCGCACTCCGCTCCGAGAGTACGGCTACCGGAACATTCTCCAGACTCTTTCGGAAGTTCTCATACATGCCGGAGTAGTAGCTGCCAGCAAGCGGCGGCTCCACGCTGGCAACCGCGAGTAAGCGGAAAAGTGGTTTTAGCGTTATTTCCACCTTCTTGTTTTGGATTAGGCTCTCGCCTTCGGTGCCACGGCCAAAGTCGGCATCAAATGCCAGCAGCTTATTGAATTTCTTGCTGGTATCGGCAAACTCGGAAAAATTCTTTTCGCCCAGCTTATTTTTATACTCGCTAATCTTCTTCTGGGCAATTTGATAATCGAGGTAAGCACCCTTCTCATCGTTAATCTGTCGCTTGGCCATGGAACGGTTTAGAAATGCATTGGCAAAGTCGGGGTAAAGTTCAATGGCTCTACTATAATCGCGAATGGCTTCTTTGTAGTGCTTTAGGTCGTAGTTTACGCCACCTCGGTTATAAAAGATGAGCACATTCTTGGGGTTGAGCTCGGCCACCTTGTTGTAGTCGGCTAGGGCGCTATTCAAATCTCCAATGGATGCTTTCAGCAGCGCCCGGTTGTAGAGGGTAAGGGCATTGCCGGGTTCCACGGCCAGCACCCGGTTAAAGTCGGTTAGCGCTCCGTTTATATCGCCTTTGCTGTTCTTAACCAACCCTCGGCTGAAGTATGCTAGGGTAACAGTGGTGTCGAGGTTGATGGTTTTATTGAAATCGGATAGCGCTGAATCTTGCTTTTCCATTTTCTGGTAGAGCATTCCACGCTTGAGGTAGGGTTCCGGATTGAGGTTGTTGAACTGAAGTGCCTTGTTGTAGTCCGAGAGTGCTCCCGCAGTATCCTTGAGGTAAATACGTGCCGTTCC from Williamwhitmania taraxaci includes:
- a CDS encoding tetratricopeptide repeat protein yields the protein MIRSFKVAILLVSLLALAYGGFSQINKQHFLYQGRERLFDSKYTDAIYSFNTIIKADTSFAEAYFFRGICKYNLGDFIGAREDFTKTISVNPLFTQAYHFRAITQTRTGDYEKALADFDKTLDLRVDIPGVYFNRGITNFLRQDFEHALQDFGIALSMDPKFTDAYINRGTARIYLKDTAGALSDYNKALQFNNLNPEPYLKRGMLYQKMEKQDSALSDFNKTINLDTTVTLAYFSRGLVKNSKGDINGALTDFNRVLAVEPGNALTLYNRALLKASIGDLNSALADYNKVAELNPKNVLIFYNRGGVNYDLKHYKEAIRDYSRAIELYPDFANAFLNRSMAKRQINDEKGAYLDYQIAQKKISEYKNKLGEKNFSEFADTSKKFNKLLAFDADFGRGTEGESLIQNKKVEITLKPLFRLLAVASVEPPLAGSYYSGMYENFRKSLENVPVAVLSERSALTAEELKTKLDKVDSILFTQSTRELLFEKAVLLGDLKRYTSALDIYNNLYTTDRKDAFALFNRSSVQGEMIEFINSIDNSFQAVTLSESGKPSAKRQQKVVVYNYQEAIEDLNAAAAVIPDFPYIYYNRGNLNCLSTEFTKAIADYTKAIEIYPNMGEAYFNRGLVQLYLQDTEKGCLDVSKSGELGVKEAYNVIKRYCTKEGK